TTATCAATATGATATTAAGATTGTTTTCTAGCCATTTCTGACGTATTTCCCAAAATGCTTTTGATACTCCATCTTTATATTCTGCATCATAATATTCATCATATGCCTCTTCATATCTATCATTCCTCAGATAAGCATCACCAAGACCCACATGGGCATTATCGAATATTGAATTGTACTTGAGAGTATAAGTCCACAGGTCTTGACTTTCATTATAATTACCTTCCTGATATTCAAGCATGGCCTTATGAACCGCATTAGTGAATTCCGTTGCTTTGTATGTCTGGATTAATTTAGTACCCTGGTCGATTATTATTACATCGTCTGCTGAATTGGTTGCGATACTTACTGGTCTACTGAATAATCCTAAACGACTCGAACTGAAATCTTTTCCTCCATATAGAAATAATAGATTTCCTGTTGAGTCATATTCGAATACCCATCCTTCCGAGCTTACTGAAAAAACATTATTGTATTGTCCAACCCATACACTTTCCATGGAATATATACCTACCATATCATCTGGAAAATAATTGTTGCCAGAAATATTGAATTTCTTCACAGGATTGGATTTGATGGACGAAGTAACCGTATAAATGAATCCTTTATCATCTATAGCTAAATTACTAGGTACGTCAGGAAAAATTTTCTCCAATTTGTCTTCTTGATTTTCAGTCAAGAAATATGACCTTATCTGATCTACTATAGGTACTTTCAAAGGATTGGCACCAAAAAATGTCAGAAATTCTCCTTCCCTATTCAACATCATCAATCCATTGATGGAACCTGCACTTCTTACATAAATATTTCCTCTAATATCTACTGCAATATTAGTAGGTCGAAATTTATAACCTTCCTTGAATATAGGCGAATCCGGTTCTCCTATTTCTTGTATCAGATTAAGACTTTTTTTATCAAATACATATATTTTACTGTTATAGCTGTCGACTACATAGATCTTATCATCAGTAACAAATGTACTTTTTACCGCTTCGAATTCATCACTTTTCAATTCTTTATAGAAATTATAGTTATTGTCTAGAATATATATCTTATTATATCCACTGTCAGTTATGTAAACATAATCTTCCTTATCAACAAATACATGTTCAGGTACTTTCAATCTTTCACCATTGATTATGGAAATTTTATTAAGTGGTGAGTACGCTGTCTGTGTCCTGTTGATGTAACCGTCCTTATCACTGGTATAGGTATAATAAGGAGCTTCTGCATTTACCGTTAGAACATTAAAGAACATTACCATTATTATCATCATAAAAATATATTTTAGTTTTCTCAATTTTTTATCCCCGTATGAGCCATGGAATCCATGACCTTATTCTGTAATATAATAAATAATACTAGGTTAGGAACAAACATTATGAGTGCAGCCACAGCTGACATTCCTGCTCCTGCAACAATATTCCCTGAACCTGATACTAAAGTGTTCATATAAAATGGTAATGTTCTTAATGCTTCACGGTCAACAAATATATTAGAACCCTCAACGTTCCCCCAACTAGTTTGGAAAGTCAATATAGCAACAGTTACAAGAGGCGGTTTTATCAATGGAAGAATGATTGTAAGATATATTCTCCATTTGGAAGCCCCATCAATTTTCGCTGCTTCAATTAATTCATCTGGAAGTTGGTCTATAAACTGCTTCAACAGAAATATTCCTATAGGCATAGCTAACAAAGGTATTATGTGTGCCAAATATGTGTTAAATATTCCTAGATTGACTATAATCAAAAATCTTGGTATAGCTACAGCAACTGGTACGAACATCAAAGCTAGAGTATTTATCCTATTAAACGTCTTTTTCCCCTTGAACTCTAATTTCGATAGAGCGAAAGCTGCACTGGAACTAATTAATAGTGTAAGTACTATAACAATGATAGTTACCATGATACTGTTGAACAGATACCTTGATGCAGGTATTCCTGATTCAGCCGAAAAATTGAACAGCAGCTTGAAATTCTCCAGAGTAGGTTTTCTAACGAAAAATCTAGGTGGATATGCAAATAATTCCGTAAAAGGTTTGAATGCATTGTTAAAAATAAATATTATAGGCAGTGCCATGAAAATTGATAATATAGTTAAGAATATATGAAACTTCAATTGACTACGGTGGAACTTCTTAGGATTGAATTTGATTCCGATGTTCGTCATTTTACTCACCTCGCAGTTTTATATTGATTGATGCAATTGTCTCGATTAGTTATCTCCAAAGAGCTTATAACTTATCTTATTGAAAATCACAACAATTATTAGCAGTACAACAGTTATTGCAGATGCATATCCCATCTCATAACGAATGAATCCATAGTCATTAGCATGGTCTACAATCATCCACCCAGCATATTGTGGTGGTGGTGTTCCCCCACTTAATGTGGCAGCCATCCCAGATGCATTGAAAGTACCAATGATAGCCATGACAGCACCAAATAGCATTTGAGGTTTCATTGATGGTATGGTGATATAGAATACTTCTTGCCATCTATTGCGGATACCATCAATGTAAGCCGCTTCATATAAGGTCTTATCTATATTCAGAAGTCCAGCTAACATGGCAAGGAATCCAACACCCATACTTCCCCATAATCCGATGAAAATCATAATGGGCATTAGATGTTCTGGAGATTGTAACCATTGTATTGGTTCATTTATTAACTGCAATTTCATTAACCAGTAGTTCAGATATCCTGTTTGGTCACCACTGAATATGACTTTCCACACTACGGACATCATAATAGGTCCAGTTATTGATGGAGAATATATGATAACCGTATATATGGTTCTTATCCTATGGGGCACTTGTGAAAGCATCCAAGCCAATAGAAAAGCCAATAGATATCCTATAGGACCAACTATCAAGGAATACATGAGTGTATTAGATATTCCATGCTGTAGAAATACAGAATCTCCTGTTAACAGATCTATATAATTCTTGAATCCTACAAACTTAGGCATTTCTATGGTATTGAAATAAGTAAAGGATAATCCTATTGCTACTAATACGGGCAATACTATCAATATGACAAACAATACTCCATAAGGTAGAATAAAAATATATGGTGATTCTTTTATATTACTCAATTTCCTTTTGGACTTTCTTCTATTAATGGATCTATTCTTCATTCTGTCTCACCCACTTTTCTACATTATGTATGTCCGGAACAATATATTTCTTAACAAGTTTGTCATCCTCTATATAACCGAATTCTTTCAATTTTCTCTTGAATTCACGGTTGATGGTAGCAACAGCATCATCTAATGCTATTCTTGGATTCTCTCCATCAAAAACCACTTTGTTCCATGCATTGCTTATTTCTCTTTCAAGCATATAATCACCGGGTACCTTACCTGTTGTTTGAATCCATTTCCATTGTTCCAGAATTACTTTCTTGGAGTCCGTTGGCCATGCACTTCTTCTGAATCCTTCAATATTAGCAGTCATATATAGGAATTTATCTCCTAATGTAGATTGAATGGCATAAGAAAAATCACTCTGTATCTCAGCACTTGAC
The sequence above is a segment of the Vallitalea longa genome. Coding sequences within it:
- a CDS encoding YIP1 family protein, which gives rise to MRKLKYIFMMIIMVMFFNVLTVNAEAPYYTYTSDKDGYINRTQTAYSPLNKISIINGERLKVPEHVFVDKEDYVYITDSGYNKIYILDNNYNFYKELKSDEFEAVKSTFVTDDKIYVVDSYNSKIYVFDKKSLNLIQEIGEPDSPIFKEGYKFRPTNIAVDIRGNIYVRSAGSINGLMMLNREGEFLTFFGANPLKVPIVDQIRSYFLTENQEDKLEKIFPDVPSNLAIDDKGFIYTVTSSIKSNPVKKFNISGNNYFPDDMVGIYSMESVWVGQYNNVFSVSSEGWVFEYDSTGNLLFLYGGKDFSSSRLGLFSRPVSIATNSADDVIIIDQGTKLIQTYKATEFTNAVHKAMLEYQEGNYNESQDLWTYTLKYNSIFDNAHVGLGDAYLRNDRYEEAYDEYYDAEYKDGVSKAFWEIRQKWLENNLNIILIILLSLILVRLILRSLNKRTGLYKKINKKLVIVKKIKFIDDFCFIFEFLKHPLDGFYKIKMENRVSKISSTIIYILAIGVYVIHKRYSNILFVTDGTDFILYKLFSIVFVTVLWVISNYLICSINDGEGSISNVYNATAYALTPIIIIMPLVTIISNGLTLEQAVFYNIPIDILIIWIAFLMFFMIKDIHNFEVGETCLVIFKSIFTMLIIAVFLFILYSLGNQIYSFLYEIIREVINR
- a CDS encoding carbohydrate ABC transporter permease, which translates into the protein MKNRSINRRKSKRKLSNIKESPYIFILPYGVLFVILIVLPVLVAIGLSFTYFNTIEMPKFVGFKNYIDLLTGDSVFLQHGISNTLMYSLIVGPIGYLLAFLLAWMLSQVPHRIRTIYTVIIYSPSITGPIMMSVVWKVIFSGDQTGYLNYWLMKLQLINEPIQWLQSPEHLMPIMIFIGLWGSMGVGFLAMLAGLLNIDKTLYEAAYIDGIRNRWQEVFYITIPSMKPQMLFGAVMAIIGTFNASGMAATLSGGTPPPQYAGWMIVDHANDYGFIRYEMGYASAITVVLLIIVVIFNKISYKLFGDN
- a CDS encoding carbohydrate ABC transporter permease, with the translated sequence MTNIGIKFNPKKFHRSQLKFHIFLTILSIFMALPIIFIFNNAFKPFTELFAYPPRFFVRKPTLENFKLLFNFSAESGIPASRYLFNSIMVTIIVIVLTLLISSSAAFALSKLEFKGKKTFNRINTLALMFVPVAVAIPRFLIIVNLGIFNTYLAHIIPLLAMPIGIFLLKQFIDQLPDELIEAAKIDGASKWRIYLTIILPLIKPPLVTVAILTFQTSWGNVEGSNIFVDREALRTLPFYMNTLVSGSGNIVAGAGMSAVAALIMFVPNLVLFIILQNKVMDSMAHTGIKN